The following coding sequences are from one Treponema bryantii window:
- a CDS encoding amino acid ABC transporter ATP-binding protein translates to MLKLTDVHKSFDKTEVLKGISLNVEKGSVTAIIGPSGAGKTTLLRCINFLEKADSGTLDFDDIHVDLEKVSKKTMLEIRRKTAFVFQNYNLFGNMTALENVMEGLVTARKVPISEAKDRALKALEKVGLKDKADFYPSSLSGGQQQRVGIARAIAVNPDVILFDEPTSALDPELTGEVLNVIKQLAAEGTTMVIVTHEMTFARDTASHIIFMDKGLIVEEGSSSEIFTAPKEPRTRQFLQRLENL, encoded by the coding sequence ATGCTGAAACTTACAGATGTACATAAATCATTTGACAAAACAGAAGTTCTCAAAGGCATTTCGCTGAATGTAGAAAAGGGAAGTGTGACAGCAATTATTGGTCCTTCCGGTGCCGGTAAAACAACCTTACTTCGCTGTATTAACTTCCTCGAAAAAGCAGATTCCGGCACCCTTGATTTTGATGATATCCATGTTGATTTAGAAAAAGTTTCTAAAAAGACAATGCTTGAAATCCGAAGAAAAACCGCCTTTGTTTTTCAGAACTATAATCTTTTTGGAAATATGACAGCTCTGGAAAATGTAATGGAAGGTCTTGTAACAGCCAGAAAAGTTCCAATATCAGAAGCAAAAGATCGTGCCTTAAAAGCCCTTGAAAAAGTTGGCCTCAAAGATAAGGCAGATTTTTATCCTTCAAGCCTTTCCGGCGGTCAGCAGCAACGCGTTGGTATAGCCCGTGCAATTGCCGTAAATCCAGATGTAATTCTTTTTGATGAGCCAACTTCAGCGCTCGATCCGGAACTAACCGGCGAAGTTCTCAATGTAATCAAACAGCTTGCTGCCGAAGGCACCACAATGGTAATCGTAACTCACGAAATGACTTTTGCCCGCGACACCGCCAGCCACATCATCTTCATGGATAAAGGTCTGATTGTTGAAGAAGGTTCTTCTTCTGAAATATTTACAGCGCCAAAAGAGCCTCGTACCCGCCAGTTCCTTCAGCGTCTCGAAAACTTATAA
- a CDS encoding RluA family pseudouridine synthase, which translates to MVKASTQYKREHKTDYGREKIELLYHDQWIAVINKPTGLLSVPYPGSKVRTAQSVLEELLRKKGIANAKHKPYVVHRLDRDTSGVMMFALTEQAQEKIMNTWHQMVTERLYHAVAEIGRNAEQLPEVGLIDDPLAQNAHNVGFVPKKGDKDHKGHDFKTVAARTHYKMILQGPTHILFELSLDTGKKNQIRAHLASHGYPLAGDEEHRAHTDPFNRLCLHARTLEFDHPFTGEHMKFEVPEPQEWSTYVEKGDKHPKKPVWDLPQSKPHHNDELKLGQRRLSAKDKAHMDFIKSGKSYRK; encoded by the coding sequence ATGGTAAAGGCATCAACACAATATAAGAGAGAGCATAAGACAGATTATGGACGCGAGAAAATTGAACTTTTGTATCATGATCAGTGGATTGCTGTAATCAATAAACCTACAGGTCTTCTTTCTGTTCCGTATCCTGGAAGTAAGGTTCGTACAGCACAGTCCGTTCTTGAAGAACTTCTTCGTAAGAAGGGAATTGCAAATGCAAAACACAAGCCTTATGTAGTTCACCGCCTTGACCGCGATACCAGTGGCGTTATGATGTTTGCCCTTACAGAACAGGCTCAGGAAAAAATCATGAATACCTGGCATCAGATGGTAACAGAACGCCTCTATCATGCAGTTGCTGAAATTGGCCGCAATGCAGAGCAACTTCCAGAAGTTGGTCTTATTGATGATCCGCTTGCACAGAATGCACATAATGTAGGCTTTGTTCCAAAAAAAGGTGATAAAGATCACAAAGGTCATGACTTTAAGACCGTTGCAGCCCGTACTCATTACAAGATGATTTTGCAGGGACCAACTCATATTCTTTTTGAACTCTCCCTTGATACAGGAAAGAAAAATCAGATTCGTGCACACCTGGCTTCTCACGGATATCCTCTTGCGGGGGACGAAGAACATCGCGCACACACAGATCCTTTTAACCGCCTTTGCCTTCATGCAAGAACCCTTGAGTTTGATCATCCCTTTACAGGCGAACATATGAAGTTTGAAGTGCCGGAACCTCAAGAGTGGAGCACTTATGTTGAAAAAGGTGATAAGCATCCGAAAAAGCCGGTCTGGGATTTACCTCAGAGTAAGCCTCATCATAATGATGAATTAAAACTCGGGCAGCGCCGTCTTTCTGCAAAAGATAAAGCCCACATGGACTTCATAAAAAGTGGAAAATCTTACAGAAAATAG
- the pflA gene encoding pyruvate formate-lyase-activating protein gives MQGYIHQLESFGCADGPGSRFIIFFSGCPLRCLYCHNPDTWKMTDGKLYTVEELVNEAMSCKEYWGKKGGVTVSGGEPLFQIDFLIELFTAFKKLGVNTCIDTSGAPFTMEGEWFEKFQRLMEVTDILLMDIKHINEEEHIKLTGKTGKNIREMFAYLDKINKPIWIRHVLVPGITDNDEYLTQTRDFIRTLHNVERVEILPYHGLGAMKYKDLGIDYVLKDLESPTLERVANARKILECDKYTKWQA, from the coding sequence ATGCAAGGTTATATTCATCAGCTCGAAAGTTTCGGCTGTGCAGACGGACCAGGAAGCCGTTTTATTATTTTCTTTTCAGGCTGTCCTCTGCGCTGCCTTTACTGTCACAATCCTGATACCTGGAAAATGACAGACGGTAAGCTCTACACTGTAGAAGAGCTTGTAAATGAAGCTATGTCCTGCAAGGAATACTGGGGCAAAAAGGGTGGTGTAACCGTTAGTGGAGGAGAGCCTCTTTTTCAGATAGATTTTCTGATTGAACTTTTTACTGCTTTCAAAAAGCTTGGTGTAAATACATGTATCGATACTTCTGGAGCTCCTTTTACAATGGAAGGTGAATGGTTCGAAAAGTTCCAGCGCCTTATGGAAGTAACTGATATTCTTTTGATGGATATCAAGCATATCAACGAAGAAGAACATATTAAACTTACCGGTAAAACTGGAAAGAATATCCGCGAGATGTTTGCTTACCTCGATAAAATCAATAAGCCAATCTGGATCCGTCACGTATTGGTTCCTGGAATTACAGATAATGATGAATATCTTACTCAGACTCGTGATTTTATCCGCACCCTTCACAATGTTGAGCGTGTAGAGATTCTTCCATACCATGGACTTGGTGCAATGAAGTACAAGGATCTTGGAATTGATTACGTTCTTAAAGACCTCGAAAGTCCAACCTTAGAGAGAGTTGCTAACGCAAGAAAAATTCTTGAGTGTGATAAATATACAAAATGGCAAGCCTAA
- a CDS encoding C-GCAxxG-C-C family protein, with amino-acid sequence MSKYLERAKEIRAIVEPHHNCTQSVLMSFTQSLNLDDETAYKLAVAFGAGMKSGLVCGVITGGLMVLGLFGVDDQNTTQKLIKDFKAKHSDMVDCADLLRACTAAGGQRKPHCDGLVYEMVEYVENILKERGKI; translated from the coding sequence ATGTCAAAATACTTAGAAAGAGCAAAAGAAATCCGCGCAATCGTTGAACCTCATCACAACTGTACACAGTCTGTTTTGATGTCTTTTACACAGAGTCTGAATCTTGATGATGAAACTGCATACAAACTTGCAGTTGCCTTTGGTGCCGGAATGAAAAGTGGCCTTGTCTGTGGTGTAATTACAGGCGGTCTCATGGTTCTCGGCCTTTTTGGAGTAGATGATCAGAATACAACACAGAAACTTATCAAAGATTTCAAGGCAAAGCATTCTGATATGGTAGACTGTGCTGACCTCCTTCGTGCCTGCACTGCAGCCGGCGGCCAGCGTAAGCCACACTGCGACGGTCTCGTTTACGAGATGGTTGAGTATGTAGAAAACATCCTCAAAGAAAGAGGAAAGATTTAA
- the gatB gene encoding Asp-tRNA(Asn)/Glu-tRNA(Gln) amidotransferase subunit GatB — protein MIDKWEIVIGCEIHTQLLTKTKAFCACENRYGGMPDTRVCPVCLGLPGAMPRISKGYVELGAVAGQALNCNIARFTKFDRKHYFYPDLAKGYQITQYDIPLCTDGYVDLPFRSYPKDEQPGGAKCREKNFIGQDCIVGDGKYRRVRVERIHLEEDVGKSLHLQGAHSYIDYNRCGTPLIEIVTKPDMTSPEEAALFMQTVQEILRYVKVTNGNLEEGNMRCDANINLNVWEDGKLWHTPISEIKNLNSFKAIREACTYEAQRQLKEFQEDRQEFNPGFKVTMGWDEEKGQTVVQRTKNSFVDYRFTTEPDIKPFTVSEELIANAKEKVGELPEAKRQRYKAQYGMTDFDVETITSTRDLALFFEDAATKSKNPKRAVNLILAELLAVLNEKKIAITDISLTPAHIAELADALEDGKITSKQGKEVFAEMLETNKMPSVIIKEKGMEVVSDAGEIDKIVQDVIAANPKAIEDWKGGKTNVVGWLMGQVMKQSHGKANPKQATELLNKHLATL, from the coding sequence ATGATAGATAAGTGGGAAATTGTAATTGGTTGTGAAATCCATACTCAGCTTTTAACTAAAACTAAGGCTTTCTGTGCCTGCGAAAACCGCTACGGTGGAATGCCAGACACCCGCGTATGCCCTGTATGTCTCGGACTTCCAGGCGCTATGCCACGTATTTCAAAAGGTTATGTTGAGCTTGGAGCAGTTGCCGGACAGGCTTTGAACTGCAATATCGCACGCTTTACAAAATTCGACCGCAAGCATTATTTCTATCCTGATCTGGCAAAGGGCTATCAGATTACTCAGTATGATATTCCGCTTTGTACAGACGGTTATGTAGATCTTCCGTTCAGAAGCTATCCAAAAGATGAACAGCCGGGCGGAGCAAAGTGCCGCGAAAAGAACTTTATCGGCCAGGACTGTATTGTAGGAGACGGAAAATACCGCCGAGTTCGCGTAGAACGCATTCACCTTGAGGAAGACGTAGGAAAGTCTCTTCACCTTCAGGGTGCTCACTCATACATCGACTACAACCGTTGTGGTACACCACTTATCGAAATTGTAACAAAACCAGATATGACATCTCCTGAAGAAGCAGCTCTTTTTATGCAGACTGTTCAGGAAATCCTCCGCTACGTAAAAGTAACAAACGGTAACCTTGAAGAAGGTAATATGCGCTGCGATGCCAACATCAACCTTAACGTTTGGGAAGACGGAAAGCTCTGGCACACCCCAATTTCCGAAATCAAGAACCTGAACTCTTTCAAGGCAATCCGCGAGGCTTGTACTTACGAAGCACAGCGCCAGCTTAAAGAGTTCCAGGAAGACCGTCAGGAATTTAACCCTGGTTTCAAAGTAACAATGGGTTGGGATGAAGAAAAAGGACAGACTGTAGTTCAGCGTACAAAGAACTCTTTTGTAGATTACCGTTTTACTACCGAGCCGGACATCAAGCCTTTCACCGTAAGCGAAGAACTCATTGCAAACGCAAAAGAAAAGGTAGGCGAGCTTCCTGAAGCAAAACGCCAGCGTTATAAGGCTCAGTACGGCATGACAGACTTCGATGTAGAAACAATTACTTCTACCCGCGACCTGGCTCTCTTCTTTGAAGACGCCGCAACAAAATCAAAGAATCCTAAACGCGCAGTAAACCTTATTCTTGCAGAGCTCCTTGCAGTTCTCAACGAAAAGAAAATTGCCATTACTGATATTAGCCTTACACCGGCTCACATTGCAGAACTTGCCGACGCCCTCGAAGATGGAAAGATTACATCAAAGCAGGGTAAGGAAGTATTTGCCGAAATGCTGGAAACAAACAAAATGCCTTCAGTTATCATCAAAGAGAAGGGGATGGAAGTTGTAAGCGATGCCGGCGAAATCGATAAGATTGTTCAGGATGTAATTGCTGCAAATCCTAAGGCTATTGAAGACTGGAAGGGTGGAAAGACTAATGTTGTCGGCTGGCTCATGGGCCAGGTTATGAAGCAGTCTCACGGCAAGGCAAATCCAAAGCAGGCAACCGAGCTTCTCAATAAGCACCTCGCCACACTGTAA
- a CDS encoding GGDEF domain-containing protein produces the protein MKKHNISPEKAKLISTLLVSIIFMAIVLSISNLYTKRLLNNAKDEYFENIQIMMDGFERIISLQLNAYTNYLNAYYMDINIQLRNNLEDPTQKITQLLTRYNYTKHPDFLDLYYLTPNGKAYLSDGTSIFMNPELHKSLSGDYDIFISGICKPSIRDQYIFCIEKPVYETHKIIGVLGASINLEKLKNRTTGLKIGSRESFMLLDKDGYFLVHSRPDVIGLKYTPKDKSLAHTSTENLAKSPAQTIISQADDGSYIYLVTSKIPESGWTLSLKVSMNEINAIYAIQKRSKIMIIFFSIITICALVFVEAKLLDFFQKKQLIETVYDPLTNLWTRVRFEKEALRMIRNPRSKFILIEADIRGFKFINQNYGEEAADQLILYYSKALSRYVTEYHGIIGRGFADHFYILIKINSVHKAMNTFRDKMNIITEEIKSYEIPFFPKFGISFLMPGDRAKGNTIQSLIGQASFAKSTIKDNLLTQYSVYNSKLLEKINEERFIESHMQQALEDHEFFVMYQPKISLANDKIVGAEALVRWNSPKLGLMTPDKFIPLFEQNGFITKLDYYVYEEVFKFIQKRLMKDLPIVPISVNMSRNHNKPEKFMHDFMEIFTKYSIPPKLIQIEILERSVMDNSTLSDITDKLHKEGFSVAMDDFGSGESSLNMLTKIPVDVLKFDREFLNASTDKEGRIDKKSEKFIHILIDLSKNLDKQTVFEGVETQAQRDFLRSINCDQAQGFFYSKPLSEQDFVQFIRIHS, from the coding sequence ATGAAAAAGCATAATATTTCGCCTGAAAAGGCAAAGCTTATCTCCACCCTCCTCGTCTCCATCATTTTCATGGCGATAGTACTTTCAATCTCTAATCTATATACTAAGCGGCTGCTAAATAACGCAAAAGACGAATATTTTGAAAATATCCAGATTATGATGGATGGCTTTGAAAGAATCATAAGCCTGCAGCTGAATGCTTATACTAATTACTTGAATGCTTATTATATGGATATCAATATTCAGCTCAGGAATAATCTTGAAGATCCTACACAAAAGATTACTCAATTACTTACAAGATATAATTACACAAAACATCCCGATTTTCTTGATTTATATTATCTTACTCCAAATGGCAAAGCATATCTTTCAGATGGAACTTCAATTTTTATGAATCCTGAACTTCACAAAAGCCTTTCCGGCGATTATGATATTTTTATAAGCGGAATCTGTAAACCAAGCATCAGAGATCAATATATATTTTGTATTGAAAAACCTGTTTATGAAACTCATAAAATAATTGGAGTCCTTGGAGCTTCAATTAACCTGGAAAAATTAAAAAACAGAACAACAGGCTTAAAAATTGGATCCAGAGAAAGTTTTATGCTGCTCGATAAAGACGGTTACTTTCTGGTACATTCACGACCAGATGTTATCGGTCTCAAATATACTCCAAAAGATAAAAGTCTTGCGCATACTTCAACAGAAAATCTTGCAAAGAGTCCTGCTCAGACAATAATTTCACAGGCAGATGACGGAAGTTATATATATCTTGTTACTTCAAAAATTCCTGAATCAGGCTGGACTCTTTCATTAAAAGTTTCAATGAATGAAATCAATGCTATCTATGCTATACAAAAGCGTTCAAAAATAATGATAATTTTTTTCTCAATAATAACTATATGTGCGCTGGTTTTTGTTGAAGCAAAACTGCTTGATTTCTTCCAGAAAAAGCAGTTGATTGAAACAGTTTACGACCCTCTTACAAATCTCTGGACAAGAGTAAGATTTGAAAAAGAAGCTTTAAGAATGATCAGAAACCCCCGTTCAAAATTCATACTTATTGAAGCAGATATAAGAGGATTTAAATTTATAAATCAGAATTATGGAGAAGAAGCAGCCGATCAGCTGATTCTCTATTATTCAAAAGCCCTGAGCAGATATGTAACTGAATACCATGGAATAATTGGAAGAGGCTTTGCAGATCATTTTTATATCCTTATAAAAATCAATTCTGTTCATAAAGCAATGAATACTTTCAGAGATAAGATGAATATCATTACTGAAGAAATAAAATCTTATGAAATTCCATTCTTCCCAAAATTCGGAATCTCATTCCTTATGCCAGGCGACAGAGCAAAAGGAAATACGATTCAAAGCTTAATAGGTCAGGCATCTTTTGCAAAGAGTACGATTAAAGACAATCTTCTTACTCAATATTCAGTTTATAATTCAAAACTTCTGGAAAAAATTAATGAAGAACGCTTTATTGAAAGCCACATGCAGCAGGCACTTGAAGATCATGAATTTTTTGTCATGTATCAGCCAAAAATCTCACTGGCAAATGATAAGATTGTTGGAGCCGAAGCACTCGTACGCTGGAACAGTCCAAAACTGGGACTTATGACACCGGATAAGTTTATTCCTCTTTTTGAACAAAACGGTTTTATTACAAAACTCGACTATTACGTTTATGAAGAAGTTTTCAAGTTTATACAAAAGCGGCTTATGAAGGATTTACCTATTGTCCCGATTTCTGTAAACATGTCGCGTAATCATAATAAGCCTGAAAAATTTATGCATGACTTCATGGAGATTTTTACAAAGTACTCTATTCCACCAAAGCTGATACAAATTGAAATTCTTGAACGCTCTGTTATGGATAACTCAACCCTTAGTGACATTACAGACAAACTTCATAAAGAAGGATTCTCTGTTGCCATGGATGATTTTGGAAGCGGAGAATCTTCTCTGAATATGCTTACAAAGATTCCTGTAGATGTTCTTAAATTCGACAGAGAATTCTTGAATGCATCAACAGATAAAGAAGGACGTATTGATAAAAAATCAGAAAAATTTATTCATATTCTGATTGATTTGAGTAAGAATCTTGATAAACAGACAGTTTTTGAAGGTGTAGAAACTCAGGCACAGAGAGATTTCCTGCGCTCAATCAATTGTGATCAGGCACAGGGATTCTTCTATTCAAAACCGTTGAGTGAACAGGACTTCGTACAGTTTATACGAATACACTCTTAG